One Chlamydiales bacterium DNA segment encodes these proteins:
- a CDS encoding SDR family NAD(P)-dependent oxidoreductase yields MFSLACVTGASSGIGKELCKLLAKRHIPLLITGRDERALHALAEELTIYVAVHIVVCDLSKKEDRTHLIQEMRLLKPDLVVNNAGFGLYGEAISYAVEDTLSMIEVNIAAVAEITLEAIILLKKDRRTGTILNVSSVAAYFRPFPSFVTYAASKDFVLSFSRGVDNESSAYGIRVLTAVPGQVKTGFRFRAAKGVEQKDSSLAMSASFAAKQIWKQIQTQKRVSLFDWRYKMAILLSHFIPKPLIAMLLKHSIKRLLA; encoded by the coding sequence GTGTTTAGTTTAGCCTGTGTCACAGGGGCAAGTTCTGGTATTGGAAAAGAATTGTGCAAATTGCTTGCAAAAAGGCATATTCCCCTTTTAATTACAGGTAGAGATGAAAGAGCGTTGCATGCTCTTGCAGAGGAACTTACAATCTATGTTGCTGTTCATATTGTTGTATGTGATTTGTCAAAAAAGGAAGATCGTACACATCTTATTCAGGAGATGCGTTTATTAAAACCAGATCTTGTAGTTAATAATGCAGGTTTTGGTCTATATGGAGAGGCGATTTCGTATGCTGTAGAAGATACGCTTTCTATGATAGAAGTCAATATTGCAGCAGTCGCTGAAATTACTCTGGAGGCAATTATTCTCCTAAAAAAAGATAGAAGAACAGGAACTATTTTGAATGTATCTTCTGTTGCAGCCTATTTTCGGCCCTTTCCCTCCTTTGTGACATATGCTGCAAGTAAAGATTTTGTTTTATCTTTTTCTAGGGGCGTGGATAACGAGTCTAGTGCTTATGGCATTCGTGTGCTGACAGCTGTTCCTGGTCAAGTAAAAACGGGCTTTCGCTTTCGTGCAGCAAAAGGTGTAGAGCAAAAGGACTCTTCTCTTGCTATGAGTGCATCTTTTGCTGCAAAGCAAATATGGAAGCAAATCCAAACGCAAAAGAGAGTGTCACTATTTGATTGGCGCTACAAAATGGCTATACTTCTTTCGCATTTTATACCAAAGCCACTTATTGCAATGCTTCTTAAGCATTCTATCAAAAGACTTCTTGCATAA